The proteins below come from a single Eucalyptus grandis isolate ANBG69807.140 chromosome 3, ASM1654582v1, whole genome shotgun sequence genomic window:
- the LOC120291466 gene encoding probable disease resistance protein At5g04720 isoform X2 — translation MDSFNSAVVGPQFSHLKNLSTLHLCRCPLREIQLDGLELLGDLTVTYCEFLEGLLVISSSLRKLSEIKVQKCPKLLQIRFLSTMESLEWLEVGHCESLGGLYGLSNSKKLKYLGLNSCPVLRVIEGLEELELLQHLNFSTCPSLKVLTNLSNSKIPNECWIYVTACEKLPDCRGGCYGDYREEILEWRRRGFNQEGAARFFERGQPLIVQEDAGETDAEESVMETNNYYSQNLPLTIGFLWSPEPDTELDSTSLNNSQVPPRTTSSDVSRSSCSIL, via the exons ATGGATAGTTTCAACTCGGCGGTCGTTGGACCACAATTTTCGCACTTgaaaaatttgtccacattGCATCTTTGTCGCTGTCCATTGAGGGAAATTCAACTTGATGGGCTTGAACTATTGGGAGATTTGACTGTGACATACTGCGAGTTTCTCGAGGGATTGTTAGTTATTTCATCAAGCTTGAGAAAGCTCTCtgaaataaaagttcaaaaatgcCCAAAGCTACTTCAAATTCGATTTCTCAGTACGATGGAATCATTGGAGTGGCTCGAAGTTGGTCACTGCGAATCCCTAGGAGGGTTGTATGGTTTATCAAACTCGAAGAAGCTGAAGTATTTAGGATTAAATAGTTGCCCTGTGCTACGCGTTATTGAGGGCCTCGAAGAATTGGAGCTTTTGCAGCACTTGAATTTCAGTACGTGTCCATCGTTGAAAGTGTTGACTAATCTATCCAACTCAAAGATACCAAATGAATGCTGGATATATGTAACCGCTTGCGAGAAGTTACCAGATTGCCGTGGTGGCTGTTACGGGGATTATAGAGAGGAGATTCTTGAGTGGAGGAGGAGGGGATTTAACCAG GAGGGTGCGGCGCGGTTCTTCGAACGTGGCCAACCGCTCATCGTACAG GAAGATGCAGGGGAAACAGATGCAGAAGAATCAGTGATGGAGACCAATAACTACTATTCTCAGAACTTGCCATTGACTATAGGTTTTCTATGGTCTCCAGAACCCGATACTGAGCTCGATTCTACAA GCTTGAATAATTCCCAAGTTCCTCCACGAACCACATCTTCAGATGTTTCCAGAAGTTCATGCTCAATTCTCTAA
- the LOC120291466 gene encoding disease resistance protein RPV1-like isoform X1, whose protein sequence is MDSFNSAVVGPQFSHLKNLSTLHLCRCPLREIQLDGLELLGDLTVTYCEFLEGLLVISSSLRKLSEIKVQKCPKLLQIRFLSTMESLEWLEVGHCESLGGLYGLSNSKKLKYLGLNSCPVLRVIEGLEELELLQHLNFSTCPSLKVLTNLSNSKIPNECWIYVTACEKLPDCRGGCYGDYREEILEWRRRGFNQEGAARFFERGQPLIVQMLEKLEVPHALRDYRETFTGWKWTGYPSLETLYFHYCLNLRKCDSSVGKMKLLTQLDIIRCTNLRTLPREIGGLVNLMHFSIKRCSQVEKLPYSIGKLGSLSKLDISSSRIASLPNSIGNAKHLSFLNLSGTPIVELPISIGELTQLKFLSLKYCRNLGELPESIGNLTSLQKLNLSGTNVVELPDSIKNLKQLKVMRMGFSPIRRLPASIEMLEKLEELYAEHCEQLAGEFPIEIGKLLSLSILDISYTNISAVPMAINYLTRLQKLDLTHCNELQELPKLPRVCIVYVFTRHHCG, encoded by the exons ATGGATAGTTTCAACTCGGCGGTCGTTGGACCACAATTTTCGCACTTgaaaaatttgtccacattGCATCTTTGTCGCTGTCCATTGAGGGAAATTCAACTTGATGGGCTTGAACTATTGGGAGATTTGACTGTGACATACTGCGAGTTTCTCGAGGGATTGTTAGTTATTTCATCAAGCTTGAGAAAGCTCTCtgaaataaaagttcaaaaatgcCCAAAGCTACTTCAAATTCGATTTCTCAGTACGATGGAATCATTGGAGTGGCTCGAAGTTGGTCACTGCGAATCCCTAGGAGGGTTGTATGGTTTATCAAACTCGAAGAAGCTGAAGTATTTAGGATTAAATAGTTGCCCTGTGCTACGCGTTATTGAGGGCCTCGAAGAATTGGAGCTTTTGCAGCACTTGAATTTCAGTACGTGTCCATCGTTGAAAGTGTTGACTAATCTATCCAACTCAAAGATACCAAATGAATGCTGGATATATGTAACCGCTTGCGAGAAGTTACCAGATTGCCGTGGTGGCTGTTACGGGGATTATAGAGAGGAGATTCTTGAGTGGAGGAGGAGGGGATTTAACCAG GAGGGTGCGGCGCGGTTCTTCGAACGTGGCCAACCGCTCATCGTACAG ATGTTGGAAAAATTGGAAGTTCCACACGCATTACGTGATTATCGAGAAACTTTCACAGGATGGAAATGGACTGGTTACCCGAGTTTGGAGACACTGTATTTTCACTACTGTCTAAACTTGCGAAAATGTGACTCCTCTGTTGGGAAGATGAAACTTCTTACTCAGTTGGACATTATTCGGTGTACGAATCTTCGCACTTTGCCCAGGGAGATTGGAGGACTTGTGAATTTGATGCACTTCTCTATCAAAAGGTGCTCTCAAGTGGAGAAACTTCCATACTCTATAGGGAAATTAGGATCATTGTCTAAGTTGGATATATCATCATCAAGAATTGCAAGTTTACCTAATTCAATTGGCAATGCAAAACATCTGTCATTCCTAAATCTATCAGGCACACCAATTGtggaacttccaatttctattgGAGAGCTTACACAACTCaagtttctttcactcaaatATTGTCGAAATTTGGGGGAGCTTCCAGAATCAATAGGCAACTTGACATCATTACAGAAGTTGAATCTTTCAGGGACAAATGTTGTTGAGTTACCCGATTCGATAAAAAATCTGAAGCAACTGAAGGTGATGAGGATGGGATTTAGTCCAATAAGGAGGTTACCTGCCAGTATTGAAATGTTAGAGAAGTTGGAGGAGCTCTATGCTGAACATTGTGAGCAACTTGCAGGCGAATTTCCAATTGAAATTGGCAAACTATTGTCTCTGAGCATCCTAGACATTTCATATACCAATATTAGTGCAGTGCCAATGGCAATCAATTACCTCACGCGACTCCAAAAGCTGGATTTAACACATTGCAATGAGCTTCAAGAGTTGCCAAAGCTTCCTCGAGTTTGCATTGTCTACGTGTTCACTCGGCATCATTGCGGTTAG
- the LOC120291467 gene encoding disease resistance protein RPV1-like isoform X2: MPNLKFLKLYRGTFVGDINNNLQELRWLSWHFPPLDPGMANLHLKNLVLFELSNNKNTDNWGGWNILKMENKLKVLSLVNCDGLKQILDFSRCVSLEILSLSYCQSLQEVDSIGKLKDLTHLKINWCRNLRNFPKEIGGLVNLKHLSLNGCFKFKKLPDIGKLASLSKLDIAQTKITILPDSIGNAKKLSSLDLSGTSIKELPISIGELMQLEFLSLSYCHNFVELPRINRLFDKITDVGSLGDRNY; encoded by the exons ATGCCAAATCTAAAATTTCTCAAGTTATATAGAGGGACTTTTGTTGGAGACATCAACAATAATCTCCAAGagctaagatggctttcttggcattTTCCTCCTTTAGATCCTGGAATGGCCAATTTACACTTGAAAAATCTAGTACTTTTCGAACTTTCAAACAATAAAAACACCGACAACTGGGGTGGATGGAACATTTTGAAG AtggaaaacaaattgaaagttctttctcTCGTCAATTGTGATGGATTGAAACAGATTCTAGACTTTTCTAGATGCGTGAGTTTGGAGATACTCTCTCTTTCTTACTGTCAATCCTTGCAAGAAGTTGACTCTATTGGGAAACTAAAAGATCTTACTCACTTGAAAATTAATTGGTGCAGAAATCTTCGAAATTTCCCGAAAGAGATTGGAGGACTAGTGAATCTGAAGCACCTTTCTCTCAACGGGTGCTTCAAATTCAAGAAACTTCCAGACATCGGGAAATTAGCATCATTGTCTAAGTTGGATATAGCACaaacaaaaattacaattttacccGATTCTATTGGCAATGCAAAGAAGCTATCATCCCTTGATCTATCAGGGACGTCAATTAaggaacttccaatttctattgGAGAGCTTATGCAACTCGAATTCCTTTCACTCTCTTATTGTCATAATTTTGTGGAGCTTCCGAGAATCAATAGGTTATTTGACAAAATTACGGATGTTGGATCTCTCGGGGACAGAAATTATTGA
- the LOC120291467 gene encoding disease resistance protein RPV1-like isoform X1, giving the protein MRSKERKDKIKALNLGQYYSDPISIVDEELERMPNLKFLKLYRGTFVGDINNNLQELRWLSWHFPPLDPGMANLHLKNLVLFELSNNKNTDNWGGWNILKMENKLKVLSLVNCDGLKQILDFSRCVSLEILSLSYCQSLQEVDSIGKLKDLTHLKINWCRNLRNFPKEIGGLVNLKHLSLNGCFKFKKLPDIGKLASLSKLDIAQTKITILPDSIGNAKKLSSLDLSGTSIKELPISIGELMQLEFLSLSYCHNFVELPRINRLFDKITDVGSLGDRNY; this is encoded by the exons ATGAGATCAAAAGAG AGAAAGGACAAAATTAAAGCACTCAATTTAGGTCAATATTATTCGGATCCCATCAGCATTGTGGATGAAGAACTTGAGAGGATGCCAAATCTAAAATTTCTCAAGTTATATAGAGGGACTTTTGTTGGAGACATCAACAATAATCTCCAAGagctaagatggctttcttggcattTTCCTCCTTTAGATCCTGGAATGGCCAATTTACACTTGAAAAATCTAGTACTTTTCGAACTTTCAAACAATAAAAACACCGACAACTGGGGTGGATGGAACATTTTGAAG AtggaaaacaaattgaaagttctttctcTCGTCAATTGTGATGGATTGAAACAGATTCTAGACTTTTCTAGATGCGTGAGTTTGGAGATACTCTCTCTTTCTTACTGTCAATCCTTGCAAGAAGTTGACTCTATTGGGAAACTAAAAGATCTTACTCACTTGAAAATTAATTGGTGCAGAAATCTTCGAAATTTCCCGAAAGAGATTGGAGGACTAGTGAATCTGAAGCACCTTTCTCTCAACGGGTGCTTCAAATTCAAGAAACTTCCAGACATCGGGAAATTAGCATCATTGTCTAAGTTGGATATAGCACaaacaaaaattacaattttacccGATTCTATTGGCAATGCAAAGAAGCTATCATCCCTTGATCTATCAGGGACGTCAATTAaggaacttccaatttctattgGAGAGCTTATGCAACTCGAATTCCTTTCACTCTCTTATTGTCATAATTTTGTGGAGCTTCCGAGAATCAATAGGTTATTTGACAAAATTACGGATGTTGGATCTCTCGGGGACAGAAATTATTGA